In Tachypleus tridentatus isolate NWPU-2018 chromosome 7, ASM421037v1, whole genome shotgun sequence, a genomic segment contains:
- the LOC143256688 gene encoding programmed cell death protein 10-like produces MTMGEELPINYLVYPILLRPILDKLERKDTTAAEALKSSLSKVEHLNPGFAYDLVMGLLKRADLSVNMTESLLKLQGNIPETEEYKSARPEDAFQELNKKAYSLKKILSRIPDEINDRKTFLETIKEIASAIKKLLDTVYEVTSFIHSTSGRQALEQRKKEFVKCSKRFSNTLKDFFKEGQAQAVFVSALFLIHQTNVIMVTVKNKSDKY; encoded by the exons ATGACTATGGGTGAGGAGTTACCGATAAATTATCTCGTTTACCCTATACTTCTGAGGCCAATTTTGGATAAG cTTGAAAGAAAGGACACCACTGCAGCTGAGGCTCTGAAAAGTTCACTTTCTAAG GTGGAACATCTTAACCCTGGATTTGCTTATGACTTGGTAATGGGACTTCTTAAACGTGCTGATCTTTCTGTTAACATGACGGAGAGTTTACTAAAATTACAAGGAAACATCCCGGAAACAGAAG AATACAAGTCAGCACGACCAGAAGATGCCTTCCAGGAACTGAATAAAAAGGCATATTCCTTGAAAAAAATACTGAGTCGCATTCCAGATGAAATAAATGATCGAAAAACATTCCTTGAAACTATCAA AGAAATTGCCAGTGCAATTAAAAAGCTTTTAGACACTGTGTATGAAGTCACTAGTTTCATTCATTCAACTAGTGGAAGGCAG gctTTGGAGCAGCGAAAGAAAGAGTTTGTGAAGTGTTCTAAACGATTCAGCAACACGCTGAAAGACTTTTTTAAAGAAGGGCA AGCTCAAGCTGTATTTGTAAGTGCCTTGTTCCTGATTCACCAAACTAACGTTATCATGGTGACTGTCAAGAACAAAAGTGATAAATACTGA